The Stomoxys calcitrans chromosome 3, idStoCalc2.1, whole genome shotgun sequence genome includes a region encoding these proteins:
- the LOC131996356 gene encoding G8 domain-containing protein DDB_G0286311-like isoform X2 produces MLGMQAYYNETNIIFNILVPNVSEEDYFLYHIIPLPINITKLIITEPYILFNENSTHHHKTLCPSIEGTYYCGIPIRQEETKYSLCIGNLINNKEANCPISDVGKRESITQVEQNLILFIHSPETLINSTCSIKTLTVKDTALVRFQNCDVSINGITYHDDTDAYWDQLHIPPLPNSNISVNSTIEILSLQKLEDFNFLTNNRISNLEITTTTVHSVTTTTTLPITPTTTSSLWPSLYLKGGGVTTPTLLSPPKPVTTPTLLSPPKPVTTPTLLSPPKPPRTLTY; encoded by the exons atgctAGGCATGCAAGCCTACTACAATGaaacaaatatcatttttaaTATTCTTGTACCGAATGTCTCTGAAGAAGACTATTTTCTATACCACATAATTCCTTTACCAATAAACATAACTAAGTTAATAATAACAGAACCATATATACTGTTTAATGAAAATTCCACACACCATCACAAAACACTTTGCCCATCGATCGAAGGAACATATTATTGCGGTATACCGATCCGACAGGAAGAAACCaaatactcgttatgtattggaAACTTAATAAACAATAAAGAAGCAAATTGCCCAATTAGTGACGTTGGAAAAAGGGAATCGATCACACAAGTGGAACAAAacctaatactttttatacactcACCAGAGACACTAATAAATTCTACTTGCAGTATCAAAACTCTCACAGTAAAAGACACAGCCCTTGTGCGTTTCCAGAACTGTGACGTCTCAATAAATGGTATAACATACCACGATGATACCGATGCATATTGGGATCAACTCCACATACCCCCGTTACCAAACAGCAACATTTCCGTAAACTCCACAATCGAAATACTTAGTCTTCAAAAACTCGAGGATTTCAACTTTCTAACCAACAACAGAATTAGCAACCTGGAAATAACCACTACAACAGTTCACTcagtcacaacaacaacaacatta CCTATCACTCCGACCACAACATCTTCATTGTGGCCGTCGCTCTATCTTAAGGGGGGAGgagttacgacacccaccttattgtctccaccaaaaccagttacgacacccaccttattgtctccaccaaaaccagttacgacacccaccttattatctccaccaaaaccaccgAGAACGTTAACctattga
- the LOC131996356 gene encoding uncharacterized protein LOC131996356 isoform X1, with protein MLGMQAYYNETNIIFNILVPNVSEEDYFLYHIIPLPINITKLIITEPYILFNENSTHHHKTLCPSIEGTYYCGIPIRQEETKYSLCIGNLINNKEANCPISDVGKRESITQVEQNLILFIHSPETLINSTCSIKTLTVKDTALVRFQNCDVSINGITYHDDTDAYWDQLHIPPLPNSNISVNSTIEILSLQKLEDFNFLTNNRISNLEITTTTVHSVTTTTTLVCTIVVITILIIVIKRKNTYKHHFPPPQPITPTTTSSLWPSLYLKGGGVTTPTLLSPPKPVTTPTLLSPPKPPRTLTY; from the exons atgctAGGCATGCAAGCCTACTACAATGaaacaaatatcatttttaaTATTCTTGTACCGAATGTCTCTGAAGAAGACTATTTTCTATACCACATAATTCCTTTACCAATAAACATAACTAAGTTAATAATAACAGAACCATATATACTGTTTAATGAAAATTCCACACACCATCACAAAACACTTTGCCCATCGATCGAAGGAACATATTATTGCGGTATACCGATCCGACAGGAAGAAACCaaatactcgttatgtattggaAACTTAATAAACAATAAAGAAGCAAATTGCCCAATTAGTGACGTTGGAAAAAGGGAATCGATCACACAAGTGGAACAAAacctaatactttttatacactcACCAGAGACACTAATAAATTCTACTTGCAGTATCAAAACTCTCACAGTAAAAGACACAGCCCTTGTGCGTTTCCAGAACTGTGACGTCTCAATAAATGGTATAACATACCACGATGATACCGATGCATATTGGGATCAACTCCACATACCCCCGTTACCAAACAGCAACATTTCCGTAAACTCCACAATCGAAATACTTAGTCTTCAAAAACTCGAGGATTTCAACTTTCTAACCAACAACAGAATTAGCAACCTGGAAATAACCACTACAACAGTTCACTcagtcacaacaacaacaacattagtatGCACAATAGTAGTCATTACCATACTCATCATTGTCATTAAACGAAAAAATACGTACAAACACCACTTTCCACCTCCACAGCCTATCACTCCGACCACAACATCTTCATTGTGGCCGTCGCTCTATCTTAAGGGGGGAGgagttacgacacccaccttattgtctccaccaaaaccagttacgacacccac cttattatctccaccaaaaccaccgAGAACGTTAACctattga